One genomic segment of Candidatus Fukatsuia endosymbiont of Tuberolachnus salignus includes these proteins:
- a CDS encoding terminase, translated as MAFDPTLKTKLADRFWRLNHLYFITDKHGRKIRFTMTAQQRAYFTGMHTRNLILKARQLGFTTEVCLIQLDAALFESAKCALIAHTLNDAKRLFREKVKYAYDHLPDLLKRANPARNDSAGELVFHNGGSLYISTSFRGGTLRYLHISEFGKLCAKFPEKAREIVTGAFEAVATDCVVTIESTAEGRAGYFFDYCQTAEKALLSNKPLGPLDWKFFFFSWWNNPQYALPVSSPLPPRLQAYFSELQTKQSIRLTAEQKAWYYAKESTLGDDMKREYPSIPSEAFQQSIEGAYYANQFRYLYENQRIGTLPANPHLPVHTFWDLGVGDATVIWFVREVGSEFHLMDYYENSGEGLRHYMQVLKARAYHYGEHWAPHDIDNRELAGDGKSRRQLAYEGYALDGDIYRINFKVVPRLRVDEGIESVREILPRCAFDSVTCEQGLSHLERYRKAWDNQYGCWKDKPLHDASSHAADAFRYFAVAKRNHRQLRGQVTPLRL; from the coding sequence ATGGCATTCGATCCAACGCTGAAAACAAAATTAGCTGATCGCTTTTGGCGCTTAAACCACCTGTATTTTATTACCGATAAACACGGACGTAAAATCCGTTTTACGATGACGGCGCAGCAGCGTGCCTATTTCACGGGGATGCATACACGCAATCTGATTTTGAAAGCCCGTCAGCTGGGCTTTACCACCGAGGTGTGCCTTATCCAACTGGATGCCGCACTCTTTGAGTCAGCCAAATGTGCCTTGATTGCACATACCTTAAACGATGCCAAACGCCTGTTCCGCGAGAAAGTGAAATACGCCTACGACCATTTGCCTGACCTTCTTAAACGTGCTAATCCCGCCCGCAATGATTCCGCAGGCGAATTGGTGTTTCACAACGGCGGCTCACTGTACATCAGCACCTCCTTTCGCGGTGGCACCTTGCGCTATTTGCATATTTCCGAATTCGGCAAGCTGTGTGCCAAATTTCCTGAGAAAGCCCGTGAAATCGTCACTGGTGCCTTTGAAGCGGTCGCCACAGACTGCGTGGTCACCATTGAATCGACGGCAGAGGGCCGTGCGGGGTATTTTTTCGATTACTGCCAAACGGCGGAAAAAGCCTTACTCAGCAACAAACCCTTAGGCCCATTGGATTGGAAGTTCTTCTTCTTTTCCTGGTGGAACAATCCGCAGTATGCCTTGCCGGTGAGCAGTCCGTTGCCGCCGCGCTTGCAAGCCTACTTTAGCGAGCTGCAAACCAAACAGTCGATTAGGCTAACGGCGGAACAAAAAGCCTGGTATTACGCCAAAGAAAGCACACTGGGTGACGACATGAAACGCGAGTATCCGTCAATCCCGAGCGAGGCCTTTCAGCAATCGATTGAGGGCGCATATTACGCCAATCAGTTCCGTTATCTCTATGAGAATCAGCGCATTGGTACCTTACCGGCTAATCCGCACCTGCCGGTGCACACCTTTTGGGATTTAGGAGTAGGCGATGCCACGGTTATCTGGTTTGTCCGTGAGGTCGGCAGTGAATTTCACCTGATGGATTATTACGAAAACAGTGGCGAAGGCCTGCGGCATTACATGCAGGTATTGAAAGCCCGCGCCTATCACTATGGCGAACACTGGGCCCCGCACGATATTGATAATCGAGAATTAGCGGGCGACGGCAAAAGCCGTCGGCAACTGGCTTATGAAGGTTATGCGCTGGACGGTGACATTTACCGCATCAATTTCAAGGTGGTCCCCCGATTGCGTGTCGATGAAGGCATTGAGTCGGTACGGGAAATCCTGCCGCGCTGTGCCTTTGATAGCGTGACCTGTGAACAAGGCCTCAGTCATTTGGAGCGCTACCGCAAAGCCTGGGATAACCAGTACGGCTGCTGGAAAGACAAACCGCTGCACGATGCCAGTTCCCACGCCGCCGATGCCTTTCGTTATTTTGCCGTCGCCAAAAGAAATCACCGTCAGCTTCGGGGGCAGGTAACCCCCTTAAGACTGTAA
- a CDS encoding DUF4055 domain-containing protein translates to MSDISTPHLDYNSLLAAWDINDALMGGTLCLRQQGETYLPRWTNEDKHSYQQRLSVATLLPAYEETLKNNLGRVFSEPTQLSESTPAVIVEYCQDMDLLGNRLDVWAQAYFSLALQYGVAHALVDYPRVEALKTRAEEKARGARPYAVLINPRQVIGWQSSHQGGPVQLTELRIREEIVVETAPYRQQKIAQIRKLTPGRVELYRKIRQADGRETWILHDSWATSCPRIPLVTLYSKRTGFMCGAPPLLNLALLNIKHWQSQSEQDNILHVARVPILNVFGLETGEKLTIGASSATHFTDRTKQGSAYTEHSGAAVGAGKEALTDLVEQMRQAGGKLLRSQNSSTKTLDQVSEERLQEQSPLYTLSNSLEDALDTLLQLMADWSGEKDGGKVDIRTELETTQQAFNAPAALAIQALRQGGDIRQVDAIRALQALNLIDADANPETLCDELNNLPPDLL, encoded by the coding sequence ATGTCCGATATTTCCACGCCCCATCTTGACTACAACAGCCTGCTAGCTGCCTGGGACATCAATGACGCCCTGATGGGCGGCACCTTATGCCTACGGCAACAGGGCGAAACCTATTTACCGCGCTGGACGAATGAAGATAAACACAGCTATCAGCAACGTCTCTCCGTCGCCACGCTGCTGCCGGCTTACGAGGAAACCCTCAAAAATAACTTAGGTCGTGTCTTTTCAGAACCGACCCAATTGAGTGAGTCCACCCCCGCCGTGATTGTCGAGTACTGCCAGGATATGGATTTGCTGGGCAACCGGCTGGATGTTTGGGCGCAAGCGTATTTCAGCCTGGCGCTGCAATACGGCGTGGCGCATGCGCTGGTTGACTACCCCCGTGTGGAAGCATTGAAAACCCGTGCTGAGGAAAAAGCCCGTGGCGCCCGTCCCTATGCGGTGTTGATTAACCCCCGCCAGGTCATCGGCTGGCAATCCAGCCACCAAGGAGGGCCGGTCCAGCTGACAGAATTGCGAATTAGAGAAGAGATTGTCGTCGAGACCGCCCCTTACCGCCAACAGAAAATCGCGCAAATCCGCAAGTTGACGCCCGGTCGGGTTGAACTCTACCGTAAAATCAGGCAAGCCGATGGCAGGGAAACCTGGATACTGCACGACAGCTGGGCAACCTCCTGCCCTCGCATTCCGTTGGTGACATTGTACAGCAAACGCACCGGTTTTATGTGTGGCGCCCCGCCGCTATTGAATCTGGCGTTACTCAATATCAAACATTGGCAAAGCCAGAGTGAGCAAGACAATATTTTGCATGTGGCCCGGGTGCCCATCCTCAATGTGTTTGGTCTTGAAACCGGCGAAAAGTTGACCATTGGTGCCTCAAGCGCGACACACTTTACTGACCGCACCAAACAGGGCAGTGCGTACACCGAACATTCGGGCGCCGCCGTAGGAGCAGGCAAAGAGGCACTGACGGATTTGGTCGAGCAGATGCGTCAAGCCGGTGGCAAGCTGTTGCGCAGTCAAAACAGTAGCACCAAGACCCTCGACCAAGTGAGCGAAGAGCGCCTACAAGAACAATCCCCGCTCTACACCCTGTCTAACTCGCTAGAAGATGCCCTCGATACCCTGTTGCAACTGATGGCAGACTGGTCAGGCGAAAAAGACGGCGGCAAGGTGGACATTCGCACCGAGCTTGAAACCACCCAGCAAGCCTTCAATGCCCCGGCCGCCCTGGCGATACAGGCACTGCGGCAAGGCGGGGATATTCGTCAGGTGGATGCCATCCGCGCCTTACAGGCACTGAACCTTATTGATGCCGATGCCAACCCGGAAACCCTGTGTGATGAACTTAACAATTTGCCACCGGATTTACTGTAA
- a CDS encoding DUF6651 domain-containing protein produces MKLHLDTEGKAVLENGMPVYLHEDGKAIPFDAVAALNKISALNGEAKSHREAKEALEAKLKAFAGIDDPAKAREALQTLTHIDQKKLIEAGAVDQVKAQITQAFQTQLDEASSKNKTLEAQLYQEMIGGRFSSSTFIQDNLAIPADLVQARFGHAFSIDAGKVVATDAAGNKVFSRRQPGEIAEFEEALEYLIEQYPHKDHILKASGHRGGGSQPTPQQHGHKTLKRSAFDALDIGSKQAALKDGISIVD; encoded by the coding sequence ATGAAATTGCACCTCGATACAGAAGGAAAAGCGGTACTGGAAAACGGCATGCCGGTGTATTTGCATGAGGACGGCAAAGCGATCCCCTTTGATGCGGTGGCAGCCTTGAACAAAATTAGCGCCCTCAATGGGGAAGCCAAAAGCCACCGTGAGGCCAAGGAAGCACTCGAAGCCAAGCTCAAGGCGTTTGCCGGCATTGACGACCCAGCGAAAGCCCGTGAAGCACTGCAAACGCTCACCCACATCGATCAAAAGAAATTAATCGAGGCCGGTGCGGTCGACCAGGTGAAAGCACAAATCACTCAAGCTTTTCAAACTCAGCTTGACGAGGCCAGCAGCAAAAATAAAACCCTGGAAGCCCAGTTGTATCAAGAGATGATTGGCGGACGTTTCAGCAGCTCGACGTTTATCCAGGATAACCTGGCGATCCCGGCGGATTTGGTGCAAGCCCGGTTCGGTCACGCATTCAGCATTGACGCAGGTAAAGTGGTCGCCACGGATGCGGCAGGCAACAAGGTATTCTCACGCCGTCAGCCCGGGGAAATCGCGGAGTTTGAGGAAGCCTTAGAATACCTCATCGAACAGTATCCGCACAAAGACCACATTCTGAAAGCCTCCGGCCACCGTGGCGGCGGTTCACAACCCACACCCCAGCAGCACGGACACAAAACACTCAAACGCAGCGCCTTTGATGCCTTGGACATCGGCAGCAAACAGGCCGCACTCAAAGACGGTATCTCGATCGTCGATTAA
- a CDS encoding P22 phage major capsid protein family protein, translated as MAGNTLTGLIPTIYTALDSVSREQVGFIPAVARNSKAETAALDQNITAPVAPIAKTVDIVPGPTAAGSAEQTLSTVEVKISKSKMAPVQWNGEEQLAVGKAGSTPFGVKEDLADFADARRVLEDNGAPTTDLQMVLGSAAISNIRGKQSVLFKVNEAGSEALLREGTIGRIEGFNLHNSAGIKRVTAGTGSGFLVNKAGGYHVGNQLIAVDSGSGTINRGDIVTFTGDTHQYVVAAASASTITLSAPGLLQDLADNTAVTLVGHYTANMAFDRNAFLLASRTPAMPQGGDIADDVMNVTDPVSGMTFQVALYRQYHQIRYEVGLAWGVAAVKPEHSALILG; from the coding sequence ATGGCAGGCAATACCTTAACGGGGTTGATCCCCACCATTTATACCGCATTAGACAGCGTTTCCCGTGAGCAAGTCGGTTTTATTCCCGCCGTCGCCCGTAACAGCAAAGCGGAAACCGCCGCCCTCGATCAAAATATCACCGCACCGGTGGCCCCCATCGCTAAAACGGTGGACATCGTGCCCGGTCCCACGGCGGCAGGCAGTGCGGAACAAACACTCAGTACGGTGGAAGTTAAAATCAGCAAATCCAAAATGGCGCCCGTGCAATGGAACGGGGAAGAACAACTGGCTGTCGGAAAGGCAGGGAGCACTCCCTTTGGCGTCAAAGAAGACCTGGCCGATTTTGCCGATGCGCGTCGCGTGCTGGAAGATAACGGGGCCCCGACCACCGATTTGCAAATGGTCTTGGGGTCAGCGGCTATTTCCAACATTCGTGGCAAACAATCCGTCTTGTTTAAAGTCAACGAAGCGGGCAGCGAAGCCCTGTTACGTGAAGGCACCATCGGGCGTATCGAAGGCTTTAATTTGCACAATTCCGCGGGCATCAAACGGGTCACAGCAGGGACGGGTAGCGGGTTTCTGGTCAACAAAGCGGGCGGTTATCACGTCGGCAATCAGCTCATTGCCGTAGACAGTGGAAGCGGCACGATAAACCGAGGGGATATTGTCACCTTTACCGGCGATACGCATCAATACGTGGTGGCAGCAGCCAGCGCCTCGACTATCACCTTGTCTGCACCGGGCTTGTTGCAAGACCTGGCGGACAACACCGCTGTCACGCTGGTTGGTCACTACACCGCTAACATGGCATTCGATCGCAATGCATTCCTGCTGGCGTCACGGACACCGGCGATGCCTCAAGGCGGGGATATCGCCGATGATGTGATGAATGTCACCGATCCGGTCTCCGGCATGACTTTCCAGGTGGCGCTCTACCGTCAGTATCATCAGATACGCTATGAAGTCGGGCTAGCCTGGGGTGTCGCGGCAGTGAAACCGGAGCACAGTGCGCTGATTTTAGGCTAA
- a CDS encoding DnaT-like ssDNA-binding protein produces MLITDINSPERESYARVADLRRLASKRGEPLPEEDIACETLLIKALDYLAGLNWQGERTTASQPLAWPRSGVIFDGYLLPKECIPSQVLQAQCRLALAAQAIDLTPSFSGGKEVIQESVSGAISVTYASGSASSPHFSWLPGLLHGLLISSCQIQLVRG; encoded by the coding sequence ATGCTCATCACGGATATCAATTCACCCGAAAGGGAAAGTTATGCCCGTGTCGCCGATTTGCGACGACTCGCCAGCAAACGAGGTGAGCCGCTCCCCGAGGAGGACATTGCCTGTGAAACCTTGTTGATAAAAGCTCTGGATTACCTGGCGGGACTGAACTGGCAAGGCGAACGGACCACCGCTTCTCAGCCCCTGGCCTGGCCGCGCTCAGGGGTTATCTTCGATGGCTATTTATTGCCCAAAGAGTGCATTCCATCACAAGTCCTTCAGGCGCAATGCCGTCTGGCGTTGGCCGCACAGGCTATCGATTTGACGCCGTCGTTTTCAGGTGGCAAGGAAGTTATTCAGGAAAGTGTTTCAGGGGCAATCAGTGTGACCTATGCGTCGGGGTCTGCTTCGTCACCTCATTTTAGCTGGTTGCCTGGCTTACTGCACGGCCTGCTCATCAGCAGCTGCCAAATCCAGCTCGTCAGGGGGTGA
- a CDS encoding phage tail terminator-like protein codes for MSTGRIMALLEHHLGTWAAKKGVPVASQNVQFSDTGSLYLQSYLLPATTECLDLAQVSRVYHGVYQMTLCVPTGSGQAQVQAVADDLINLFDLGTTLTDGLIRCAIISVLTVFAGITHCHTYSLPLSLRYRAHMI; via the coding sequence ATGAGCACGGGACGTATCATGGCGCTACTTGAGCACCATCTGGGCACCTGGGCAGCAAAAAAAGGGGTTCCCGTCGCCAGTCAAAACGTGCAGTTTAGTGACACCGGCAGCCTGTATCTGCAATCGTATCTCTTGCCTGCCACCACAGAATGCCTGGATTTAGCGCAAGTTTCCCGGGTTTATCACGGGGTCTATCAAATGACCCTCTGTGTCCCGACGGGTAGCGGCCAGGCTCAAGTTCAAGCTGTCGCTGATGACCTCATCAATCTGTTTGATTTGGGCACCACGTTAACCGATGGCCTTATCCGCTGTGCAATCATTAGTGTCCTCACAGTATTTGCGGGTATCACGCACTGTCACACCTACAGTCTGCCCCTCAGTCTGCGCTATCGGGCGCATATGATTTGA
- a CDS encoding AbrB/MazE/SpoVT family DNA-binding domain-containing protein: MTVAIKKWGNSNGIVIPALFLKKIGVSVGQELDLEIKDGTLVLTPKPKRYTLAELIKQCDASAPLETEESVWGDDHSPVGEEIW, from the coding sequence ATGACAGTAGCCATCAAAAAATGGGGCAATAGCAACGGTATCGTCATACCGGCGCTCTTTCTGAAAAAAATTGGGGTCTCTGTAGGTCAAGAACTGGATCTGGAAATCAAAGACGGCACCTTGGTTCTGACGCCCAAACCTAAGCGTTACACCCTGGCCGAACTGATTAAACAATGTGATGCCAGTGCCCCACTTGAAACGGAAGAAAGTGTATGGGGTGACGATCACTCCCCCGTAGGGGAAGAAATATGGTGA
- a CDS encoding type II toxin-antitoxin system ChpB family toxin, with protein MTRRKGFSRGDIVLLTLNPTRGKEQQGDRRPVLVLSPKNFNDLGMVLIAPITQGGAFSRYQGFTVTLSGSGAQTQGVVLLNQSRMVDITARDGEFIEKADHIVIEEALIKLHTLIE; from the coding sequence GTGACACGTAGAAAAGGATTTTCGCGCGGTGATATCGTATTGTTAACACTCAACCCGACTCGAGGAAAAGAACAGCAAGGTGACAGACGACCAGTATTGGTACTCTCTCCTAAAAACTTCAATGATCTTGGCATGGTTTTGATTGCCCCGATCACACAAGGCGGTGCTTTCTCAAGGTATCAGGGTTTCACGGTAACATTATCAGGGAGTGGCGCGCAAACCCAAGGCGTCGTGTTATTAAATCAAAGCAGAATGGTTGATATCACTGCCCGAGACGGTGAATTCATTGAAAAAGCTGATCACATCGTGATTGAAGAAGCGCTCATTAAACTACACACCCTCATCGAATAA
- a CDS encoding phage tail protein, translating to MLTVVGNDKIKKDDLVHLSSGWTGLNERVARVSAATATSLTLENIDTRQTTQFVAGGGAGSLRKIKTWTEIPQIKEVASSGGDQQTVSLQFLSDTVQRNINTVKAPRTLTYTLGHDPALAIYPLLRETDQRQDVVAFSMFVPQAKEKRYWSATVAFNEVPHTEVNAVETVSLVLNMQSPAMTFYKEPA from the coding sequence GTGCTCACGGTGGTCGGCAACGACAAAATTAAAAAGGATGACCTTGTTCACCTGTCTTCCGGCTGGACGGGGCTCAATGAACGGGTTGCTCGCGTGTCGGCGGCGACGGCAACCAGCCTCACCCTGGAAAATATCGACACCCGCCAGACCACACAATTTGTTGCCGGTGGCGGCGCGGGCAGTCTGCGCAAAATAAAAACCTGGACAGAAATCCCGCAAATCAAAGAGGTTGCCAGTTCTGGCGGCGATCAACAAACGGTCAGCCTGCAATTTTTATCCGATACCGTGCAACGCAATATCAACACCGTGAAAGCCCCGCGCACCCTGACCTATACCTTGGGACATGATCCTGCTTTGGCGATTTATCCGCTATTACGGGAGACCGATCAGCGTCAGGACGTGGTCGCCTTCTCGATGTTCGTGCCGCAGGCCAAAGAAAAGCGCTACTGGTCAGCGACGGTGGCTTTTAACGAGGTGCCTCATACTGAAGTTAACGCCGTGGAAACGGTCTCATTGGTACTGAATATGCAGAGTCCCGCCATGACATTTTACAAAGAACCCGCTTAA